The sequence below is a genomic window from Clostridium putrefaciens.
CTTATGTTAGTATTTAATGGTCAAACTGCAGGGGGATTTAGTTTAGCTTATAAGGCTGAATTAGATGATGGACTTTTAGATGTTATAATTATAAAAGCAGTTCCATTAAAAGATTTAATTCCTCTTTTCATAAAGATTATGAGAGGAGAACATTTAGAGGGGCAAAATTCTATTGTTTACTTTAAGAGTGATAAGATAAAAATAGAATGTGGAGAAAATATAGTTACAGATATTGACGGTGAAAGAGGACCTAATTTCCCATTAACTATAGAATGTATTCATGATGGAATTAAAGTTCTAGGAATTAAATAATTAAGTAAAAACCAAGTGAAAACAAAGAAAAAATAAAAAAGCGTAGGCAAAAGAATTAAATAATTCTAAGTCTACACTCTTTTTTTATCTTTTTTTATATTTAATCCTTCGTGGCTCATTCCAGCCTATTAGGCAACTTTTATCTTTACCTATAAGGTCTTCCCTGTTACTTTTTATAAGAGCCTCTTTAACTAAATTGTAGTTTTCAGGCTTTGTAAACTGTAAAAGGGCCCTTTGCATATTCTTTTCTTTCATATCCTTTGGAACATATACATCTTCATTTGTAATAGGGTTTATACCCGTATAATAAATAACCGTAGATAAACTTCCAGGGGTTGGATAAAAGTCTTGAACCTGCTCTGGTGTATACCCCATTTCTTTTATATATAAGGCAAGCTCAATGGCTGCATTAAGATCACTTCCAGGGTGGCTAGACATAAGGTAAGGAACTAAATATTGATCTTTACCTATCTTTTTATTAATTGCAAAGTAGGTACTAGCAAATTTATTATAAACCTCTTTTGTAGGCTTTCCCATGTGTTTTAATACCTTATTGCTTACATGTTCTGGTGCTACTTTTAGTTGACCACTTATATGATGTTTACATAACTCTTCAAAAAACTCTTTATCTTTATCATAAATTAAATAGTCATACCTTATACCAGAACGAATAAATACCTTTTTTATACCTGGCAATTCTCTAACGTTTCTTAGAACACTTAGATATTCTTTATGATCTATAATTAAGTTCTTACAGGGCTTTGGGAACATACATTGCTTAGTCTTGCAAGTTCCATGTTCTTCTTGTAATTTACAAGATTTATGTCTAAAATTTGCTGTTGGACCACCTATATCATGGATATATCCCTTAAAGTCCTTTAAAGATGTAAGTAGTTTAGCTTCATTTACAATAGACTCTGAACTTCTATTTTGTATCATTCTTCCTTGGTGGAAGGTAAGGGCACAAAAAGAGCAAGAACCAAAGCAACCTCTATGACTAGTTATAGAAAATTCAACTTCTTTTATAGCGGGTATACCACCTTTATCTTCATAAATAGGATGATAAGTTCTTTTGTAAGGTAGATTATAAGAAGCATCCATTTCCGCTTCAGTTAAAGGATGTTGAGGAGGATTTTGGACTATGTACTTATCGCCACTAGGCTCTACTATAGTCTTACCTCGTACAGGATCTTGTTCATAGGATTCTAATTTAAAGTTTTCAGCATAAGCCTTTTTACAAGTAGAAACCTCTTCAAAAGAGGAAACCT
It includes:
- a CDS encoding YgiQ family radical SAM protein, coding for MELAKYFLPICKDDMKDRGIGQLDFIIVSGDAYVDHPSFGTAIIARTLESDGFSVGIIAQPNWHNSDDFKKLGKPKYAFLINSGNIDSMVNHYTVGKKKRRDDLYSPGGIGEQRPDRAVIVYTNRVKEAFKDVPVIIGGIEASLRRFAHYDYWDDKIRKSIISDSKADLLIYGMGEKTVLEVANLLRYGMDIKNIVNVRGTVYQTKDISKLQDFIKVSSFEEVSTCKKAYAENFKLESYEQDPVRGKTIVEPSGDKYIVQNPPQHPLTEAEMDASYNLPYKRTYHPIYEDKGGIPAIKEVEFSITSHRGCFGSCSFCALTFHQGRMIQNRSSESIVNEAKLLTSLKDFKGYIHDIGGPTANFRHKSCKLQEEHGTCKTKQCMFPKPCKNLIIDHKEYLSVLRNVRELPGIKKVFIRSGIRYDYLIYDKDKEFFEELCKHHISGQLKVAPEHVSNKVLKHMGKPTKEVYNKFASTYFAINKKIGKDQYLVPYLMSSHPGSDLNAAIELALYIKEMGYTPEQVQDFYPTPGSLSTVIYYTGINPITNEDVYVPKDMKEKNMQRALLQFTKPENYNLVKEALIKSNREDLIGKDKSCLIGWNEPRRIKYKKR